A region from the Amycolatopsis camponoti genome encodes:
- a CDS encoding SDR family oxidoreductase, translated as MDGITLVTGANKGIGREIAAQLATLGHTVVIGARSAELGEKAAAELGTDSVVLDVTDPASVAAAASALEERYGRLDVLVNNAAIARPPGTDLAHQTPSTADLGTLRTIFETNFFGVITVTNALLPLLRRSAAPRIVNVSSSAASLTRNADPAVELPISAGYTPSKTALTSLTLQYARELRGDGILVNAVCPGYCATDLNGHSGFRTPAQGAVAAVRMATIGADGPTGTFVDDEGPVPW; from the coding sequence ATGGACGGAATCACTTTGGTCACCGGCGCGAACAAGGGCATCGGCCGCGAGATCGCCGCGCAGCTCGCCACCCTCGGGCACACCGTCGTCATCGGCGCCCGCAGCGCGGAACTGGGCGAGAAGGCGGCCGCGGAGCTGGGCACGGACTCGGTGGTCCTCGACGTCACCGACCCCGCTTCGGTCGCCGCGGCGGCTTCGGCTCTCGAGGAGCGCTACGGCCGGCTCGACGTGCTGGTCAACAACGCCGCCATCGCCCGCCCACCGGGCACCGACCTGGCCCACCAGACCCCCAGCACGGCCGACCTGGGCACGCTGCGCACGATCTTCGAGACGAACTTCTTCGGCGTCATCACGGTCACGAACGCGCTGCTGCCGCTGCTGCGCCGGTCGGCCGCGCCGCGCATCGTCAACGTCTCCAGCAGCGCCGCGTCCCTGACCCGCAACGCCGATCCGGCCGTCGAGCTGCCGATCTCGGCGGGCTACACCCCGTCGAAGACGGCGTTGACGTCGCTGACCTTGCAGTACGCGAGGGAGCTGCGCGGCGACGGCATCCTGGTCAACGCGGTCTGCCCGGGCTACTGCGCGACGGACCTGAACGGCCACTCGGGGTTCCGGACACCGGCGCAAGGCGCGGTGGCGGCGGTCCGGATGGCGACGATCGGAGCGGACGGCCCGACGGGCACTTTTGTCGACGACGAGGGCCCGGTGCCGTGGTGA
- a CDS encoding lysophospholipid acyltransferase family protein, which yields MIALLVRFVLGPLARAVYRPEVHGVENVPTTGPVILAANHRAALDTGVITFATPRQVKFLGKAEYFTGKGPKGKLMAGFVGGLGYIPVERGNAQAGLAALEAARKVLDAGGVFAIYPEGTRSLDGRLHRGHTGVAALALATGAKVVPVALTGTEKLQPAGKRIPRPAKIAITFGKPLDFSRYEGQDYSPAIRRSVTDEVMYQILEISGQEYVDTYHKRPSEGVA from the coding sequence TTGATCGCGCTGCTTGTCCGGTTCGTGCTGGGACCGCTGGCCAGGGCGGTGTACCGGCCGGAGGTGCACGGCGTCGAAAACGTGCCCACCACGGGCCCGGTGATCTTGGCGGCCAACCACCGGGCCGCGCTCGACACCGGCGTGATCACGTTCGCGACGCCGCGGCAGGTCAAGTTCCTCGGCAAGGCCGAGTACTTCACCGGCAAGGGCCCCAAGGGCAAGCTGATGGCCGGGTTCGTCGGCGGGCTCGGCTACATCCCGGTCGAGCGCGGCAACGCCCAAGCCGGGCTGGCCGCCCTCGAAGCGGCGCGCAAGGTGCTCGACGCGGGAGGCGTCTTCGCGATCTACCCGGAGGGCACGCGTTCCCTGGACGGCCGGCTGCACCGCGGCCACACCGGCGTCGCGGCGCTGGCCCTCGCGACCGGCGCGAAGGTGGTGCCGGTCGCGCTGACCGGCACCGAAAAGCTCCAGCCCGCCGGGAAGCGGATCCCCCGCCCGGCGAAGATCGCCATCACGTTCGGCAAGCCCCTCGACTTCTCGCGCTACGAGGGCCAGGACTACTCGCCGGCGATCCGCCGGTCGGTCACCGACGAGGTGATGTACCAGATCCTGGAGATCTCGGGGCAGGAGTACGTGGACACCTACCACAAGCGGCCGAGCGAGGGCGTCGCCTAG
- a CDS encoding glucosyl-3-phosphoglycerate synthase, with translation MSWFERRTWQEPGWTPEDIVTAKGDRTVSVVLPALDEERTVGDVVASVRPLVGSVVDELVVMDSGSTDATAQTAEAAGARVVRREDVLPDLPPVPGKGEVLWRSLAATSGDFVVFLDSDLVDPDPAFVPSLLGPLVSENGVHLVKGFYRRPLRLESSGGGRVTELLARPVLSALRPSLGGLIQPLGGEYAGTRAFLESVPFAAGYGVEIGLLLDAEARYGLDGLAQVNLGVRKHRNRSLLQLGAMSRQILGTALARCGIPAADAPLTQFVQVDEEWLPDVTEVRVADRPPMREVLARPRG, from the coding sequence GTGAGTTGGTTCGAGCGGCGTACGTGGCAGGAGCCCGGGTGGACGCCCGAGGACATCGTGACCGCGAAGGGTGACCGGACGGTTTCGGTCGTGCTACCGGCGCTGGACGAAGAGCGGACGGTGGGCGACGTCGTCGCGTCCGTGCGTCCGCTGGTCGGCAGCGTCGTCGACGAGCTGGTCGTCATGGATTCGGGTTCCACGGACGCGACCGCGCAAACCGCCGAGGCCGCCGGCGCGCGGGTCGTCCGCCGTGAGGACGTCCTGCCGGACCTGCCGCCGGTGCCCGGCAAGGGCGAGGTGCTGTGGCGTTCGCTGGCCGCGACCAGCGGCGACTTCGTCGTGTTCCTCGACTCCGACCTCGTCGACCCGGACCCGGCGTTCGTGCCGTCGCTGCTCGGGCCACTGGTCTCCGAAAACGGCGTCCACCTGGTGAAGGGCTTCTACCGCCGTCCGCTGCGACTGGAGAGCAGCGGCGGCGGCCGCGTCACCGAGCTGCTGGCGCGGCCGGTGCTCTCGGCGTTGCGCCCGTCGCTCGGCGGGCTGATCCAGCCCCTCGGGGGCGAGTACGCGGGCACGCGCGCGTTCCTGGAGTCGGTGCCGTTCGCCGCCGGGTACGGCGTCGAGATCGGGCTGCTGCTCGACGCCGAGGCGCGCTACGGCCTCGACGGGCTCGCGCAGGTCAACCTCGGCGTCCGCAAGCACCGGAACCGGTCACTGCTGCAGCTGGGCGCGATGTCCCGGCAGATCCTGGGCACGGCGCTGGCGCGCTGCGGGATCCCGGCCGCCGACGCGCCGCTCACGCAGTTCGTGCAGGTCGACGAGGAGTGGCTGCCGGACGTCACCGAGGTCCGGGTCGCGGACCGGCCGCCGATGCGGGAAGTGCTCGCCCGTCCTCGAGGGTGA
- the cydC gene encoding thiol reductant ABC exporter subunit CydC: protein MGAALEVWALSPKDILRLLRAALLGAGAELAALALMATAAWLLLRAAEQPPLGALTVAIVGVRTLALLRGGLRYAERLAGHEVVLRWLGALRTRVYRALIPGSRFSGGDLVTRLVSDVDALQDAVLRWLLPSGVAALVGTAAVAVTLTASVSAAVALAGGLAVAGVLLPWLVVRITRRAARDDAPKRAELAERAVELVTGHRELVAAGALDEHLAGATGVVDEIAVSDRTASGKTAALTAAGVLVQLVTTAAVALLAHASVPWTAALTLGAMTAFEVVLPLVGAARRVPEIRASAARVKDVLTGPAGPQHTREVHNGHIEFRKAVVRYPGRAPALRDVDLDLPPGKRVGILGPSGAGKTTLLRLLLGLETPMDGQVLLDGHPLAEYAALPQLISAALADAHVFHTTVRENLLLAKPDATDEELREACATADFDLDLDRDTGPDGDALSGGQRQRLILARAVLAAPEVLVLDEPVEGLDPAHGDAVLKNVLAHAKGTVVLVTHRPEHLEGFDQVLTLEDGRALPASAAGPRPGPR from the coding sequence GTGGGGGCTGCTCTGGAGGTCTGGGCCCTGTCCCCCAAAGACATCCTCCGGCTTCTCCGCGCCGCCCTTCTCGGTGCCGGCGCCGAACTCGCCGCCCTCGCGCTCATGGCCACCGCCGCGTGGCTGCTCCTCCGCGCCGCCGAACAGCCTCCGCTCGGTGCCCTGACCGTCGCCATCGTCGGCGTCCGGACCCTCGCCCTGCTCCGCGGTGGTCTCCGATATGCCGAACGGCTCGCCGGGCACGAAGTCGTCCTGCGCTGGCTCGGCGCCCTCCGGACCCGCGTCTACCGGGCACTCATCCCCGGCTCACGGTTCTCCGGCGGTGACCTCGTCACGCGGCTCGTGTCCGATGTGGACGCTCTGCAGGACGCCGTCCTGCGGTGGCTGCTGCCCTCCGGAGTCGCTGCGCTCGTCGGGACCGCCGCCGTCGCGGTCACGCTGACCGCGTCCGTGTCCGCCGCCGTCGCGCTCGCGGGCGGGCTGGCGGTCGCCGGGGTGCTGCTGCCGTGGCTGGTCGTCCGGATCACCCGGCGGGCCGCTCGGGACGACGCTCCGAAACGGGCCGAACTTGCCGAACGGGCCGTTGAACTCGTCACCGGGCACCGGGAACTCGTGGCCGCCGGGGCCCTCGACGAACACCTCGCCGGGGCGACCGGCGTTGTCGACGAAATCGCCGTGAGTGACCGAACCGCGTCGGGAAAGACCGCCGCGCTCACCGCCGCCGGGGTGCTCGTCCAACTGGTGACCACCGCCGCCGTCGCGCTGCTCGCCCACGCCTCCGTGCCCTGGACCGCCGCGCTCACCCTGGGCGCCATGACCGCCTTCGAAGTCGTCCTGCCGCTCGTCGGCGCCGCCCGCCGCGTTCCCGAGATCCGCGCGTCGGCCGCCCGCGTGAAGGACGTGCTGACCGGACCCGCCGGGCCACAGCACACCCGGGAAGTCCACAATGGACACATTGAATTCCGGAAAGCCGTTGTCCGGTACCCGGGCCGGGCGCCCGCGCTGAGGGACGTCGACCTCGACCTCCCGCCCGGCAAGCGCGTCGGGATCCTCGGCCCCAGTGGTGCCGGCAAGACGACCCTGCTCCGGCTCCTCCTCGGCCTCGAAACCCCCATGGACGGCCAGGTGCTCCTCGACGGCCATCCGCTCGCCGAGTACGCGGCCCTGCCCCAACTGATAAGCGCAGCACTCGCCGACGCCCACGTCTTCCACACGACCGTCCGCGAAAACCTCCTGCTCGCGAAGCCCGACGCCACCGACGAAGAGCTGCGAGAAGCCTGCGCGACCGCGGATTTCGACCTCGACCTGGACCGCGACACCGGCCCGGACGGCGACGCGCTCTCCGGCGGTCAACGTCAGCGGCTGATCCTCGCCCGCGCGGTCCTGGCCGCGCCGGAGGTCCTCGTGCTCGACGAGCCGGTCGAGGGCCTCGACCCCGCTCACGGCGACGCCGTCCTGAAGAACGTCCTCGCGCACGCGAAAGGCACCGTCGTCCTCGTGACGCACCGCCCCGAGCACCTCGAAGGCTTCGACCAGGTCCTCACCCTCGAGGACGGGCGAGCACTTCCCGCATCGGCGGCCGGTCCGCGACCCGGACCTCGGTGA
- the cydD gene encoding thiol reductant ABC exporter subunit CydD, whose product MPALPGLRRYLVVLAVLGVLSAILVLIQAEGLATLLTGGGVSVFLVVAVASRVLVTWGHGVLSGRFAATVRAGLRRRLLGSAAERAGVVATQITRGVDATDSYLTGYLPSLVVSAVVPIAVIVRLFTTDVVSALVVTATLPLIPVFAILVGKHTAARTARQWSSLTKLGGHFLDVVRGLETLRLFGRASAQASTVRAMASAHADATVKTLRVAFLSSLVLELVATMSVALVAVPIGFRLLSGSLDPRTALLVLVLAPEAYLPLRAAGAKFHAAAEGLTALREALAVPVVSSRSAVFTRRRGAPSVAFERVSVSYDGVPALSEVDFSVPAGSRVALVGPSGSGKSTVLAVLLGFVTPSSGRVLVDGVDLRSLSPSDWLADVAWVPQRPTLFRGSLASNISLGTSTDFSAAARAASLDSVAAGLPGGFSTAVGELGEVLSAGQRQRVGLARALARTSAGLVLLDEPTARLDSRTEAAVLSATRRLLPGRTAVLVAHRPAMVSLADRVIELRGGRVCSEVAA is encoded by the coding sequence GTGCCTGCTCTGCCCGGACTCCGGCGGTACCTGGTCGTGCTGGCCGTGCTCGGAGTGCTCTCGGCGATCCTGGTTCTGATCCAGGCCGAAGGGCTGGCCACGCTGCTCACCGGCGGTGGCGTGTCGGTCTTCCTGGTCGTGGCTGTCGCCTCGCGGGTCTTGGTGACCTGGGGTCACGGCGTCCTCAGTGGACGGTTCGCGGCCACGGTCCGCGCCGGCCTGCGGCGCCGGCTGCTCGGCTCGGCCGCCGAGCGCGCCGGCGTCGTCGCCACGCAGATCACGCGGGGTGTCGACGCGACGGACAGCTACCTGACCGGGTACCTGCCGTCGCTGGTCGTCTCGGCGGTGGTGCCGATCGCGGTGATCGTGCGGCTGTTCACGACGGACGTCGTGTCGGCGCTGGTGGTGACGGCGACGCTGCCGCTGATCCCGGTGTTCGCGATCCTGGTCGGCAAGCACACGGCGGCGCGCACGGCGCGGCAGTGGTCGTCGCTGACGAAGCTGGGCGGGCACTTCCTCGACGTCGTCCGCGGGCTGGAGACCCTTCGGCTGTTCGGCCGGGCATCGGCGCAGGCGTCGACGGTCCGGGCGATGGCTTCCGCCCACGCCGACGCGACGGTGAAGACGCTGCGGGTGGCGTTCCTGTCGTCGCTGGTGCTGGAGCTGGTCGCGACGATGTCGGTGGCCCTGGTCGCGGTCCCGATCGGGTTCCGGCTGCTGTCCGGCTCCCTCGACCCCCGGACGGCTCTGCTGGTGTTGGTCCTGGCGCCGGAGGCGTACCTGCCGCTGCGGGCGGCGGGCGCGAAGTTCCACGCGGCGGCGGAGGGGTTGACGGCGCTGCGGGAGGCACTCGCGGTACCGGTGGTCTCGTCGCGCTCGGCTGTCTTCACTCGACGACGAGGTGCGCCTTCGGTCGCCTTCGAGCGGGTGTCCGTTTCCTACGACGGGGTTCCCGCTCTGTCCGAAGTGGACTTTTCGGTGCCCGCCGGTTCGCGGGTGGCTCTGGTCGGGCCCAGCGGGTCGGGGAAGAGCACCGTGCTGGCTGTCTTGCTGGGGTTCGTGACGCCGTCTTCGGGGCGGGTGCTCGTGGACGGCGTGGACCTGCGTTCTTTGTCTCCTTCGGACTGGCTGGCCGACGTGGCCTGGGTCCCGCAGCGGCCGACGCTGTTCCGGGGATCGTTGGCGTCGAACATCTCGCTGGGTACATCGACCGACTTCTCGGCGGCGGCCCGGGCGGCTTCGTTGGACTCGGTGGCTGCCGGCTTGCCGGGCGGGTTCTCCACCGCGGTGGGCGAGCTGGGTGAGGTGCTGTCGGCGGGCCAGCGGCAGCGGGTGGGGCTGGCGCGGGCGTTGGCGCGGACTTCGGCGGGGCTGGTGCTGCTGGACGAGCCGACGGCCCGGCTGGACTCCCGAACAGAGGCGGCGGTGCTGTCGGCGACGCGACGGTTGTTGCCGGGCCGTACGGCGGTGCTGGTCGCGCACCGGCCGGCGATGGTCTCGCTGGCGGACCGGGTGATCGAGCTGCGGGGTGGCCGGGTGTGCTCGGAGGTGGCGGCGTGA
- a CDS encoding cytochrome d ubiquinol oxidase subunit II: MATFFWCLLGLLTCGYFALAGYDYGVGMLLPAFEADERRRRQTLGALGPFFLANEVWLVAAVGLLFGAFPHLEGKVFAGAYVLVVTLLLGLVTFTASVQLRSRRPDARRGAWTAGIVGGALVTALSWGLFLGNLVLGLPPTDDVLAFFSPYAALWGLGFVALFCLQGAAFLAVRAPAELTGRAVRLARAFSAPVLAFLVIATGWGFFTLSGVTALGIGVVVLAFLALAVSRLGLASRRHRVALVASMVLSACPALLAGTLRFPTVLVSPTSTLTVEQAATASGTFAVLGWFAVPAVVVLLVVQWLTWRAHRHPLDQRSLLHF; the protein is encoded by the coding sequence ATGGCGACCTTCTTCTGGTGCCTGCTGGGCCTGCTGACCTGCGGCTACTTCGCGCTGGCCGGCTACGACTACGGCGTCGGCATGCTGCTGCCCGCGTTCGAAGCCGACGAGCGGCGGCGACGGCAGACGCTCGGCGCGCTCGGGCCGTTCTTCCTGGCCAACGAGGTGTGGCTGGTGGCCGCGGTCGGCCTGCTGTTCGGCGCGTTCCCGCACCTGGAGGGCAAGGTGTTCGCCGGGGCGTACGTGCTGGTCGTGACGCTGCTGCTCGGCCTGGTCACGTTCACGGCGTCGGTGCAGCTGCGCAGCCGCCGCCCGGACGCGCGGCGCGGCGCCTGGACGGCGGGCATCGTCGGCGGTGCGCTGGTCACCGCGCTGTCGTGGGGCCTGTTCCTGGGCAACCTGGTGCTCGGCCTGCCACCGACCGACGATGTCTTGGCGTTCTTCAGCCCGTACGCGGCGCTGTGGGGGCTGGGGTTCGTCGCGCTGTTCTGCTTGCAGGGGGCGGCGTTCCTCGCGGTGCGCGCGCCGGCGGAGCTGACCGGCCGCGCGGTGCGGCTGGCGCGTGCCTTCTCGGCGCCGGTGCTCGCTTTCCTCGTGATCGCCACGGGGTGGGGGTTCTTCACCCTTTCCGGAGTTACCGCGCTCGGCATCGGCGTGGTCGTGCTGGCGTTCTTGGCACTCGCCGTTTCGCGGCTGGGGCTGGCTTCGCGGCGGCATCGGGTGGCGCTCGTCGCGTCGATGGTGCTGTCGGCCTGCCCGGCGCTGCTCGCGGGCACGCTGCGGTTCCCGACGGTGCTGGTTTCCCCGACGTCAACGCTGACCGTCGAGCAGGCGGCGACGGCGTCCGGCACGTTCGCGGTGCTGGGCTGGTTCGCCGTGCCGGCGGTGGTGGTGCTCCTGGTGGTGCAGTGGCTGACCTGGCGCGCGCACCGGCATCCCCTCGACCAGCGCTCGCTGCTGCACTTCTAG
- a CDS encoding cytochrome ubiquinol oxidase subunit I yields the protein MNALPVARLQFATTTSFHFLFVLLTLGLVTLVAVMQTRWTLGGRPELLRMTRFWGRLYVINYALGIVTGIVMEFQFGLTWTGLSAFAGDVFGAPLAIETLVAFFLESTFLGLWIFGFGRMNKWLHLALIWLVTLTAYASALFIMLANSFLQNPVGSRLEGGTLHLDDFGALFSNPALAASLPHVLSAALVTGGFFVVGVSAWHFLKRTNEVEFFRRSMRIGVVAALVGSIFVVNQGFAQFGQLKMYQPDKLDESVVGMPLGAMIGLGFLMFVCAILGTLLLVRNWITRARFLHYLMVAAIPLPFLAAIMGWLVRELGRQPWLVWGKLRTADAIADVPAGQILFSFIAFSLLFAALAVADWVLMARVAKRGPEPVDEPAELPVLSGV from the coding sequence ATGAACGCCCTCCCGGTCGCGAGACTCCAGTTCGCGACGACGACTTCGTTCCACTTCTTGTTCGTGCTGCTCACACTGGGGTTGGTCACGCTGGTGGCCGTGATGCAGACGCGCTGGACGCTCGGCGGCAGGCCCGAACTGCTGCGGATGACGCGCTTCTGGGGCCGCCTCTACGTCATCAACTACGCGCTGGGGATCGTCACCGGCATCGTGATGGAGTTCCAGTTCGGGCTCACTTGGACCGGGCTGTCCGCCTTCGCCGGGGACGTCTTCGGCGCGCCGCTGGCCATCGAGACGCTGGTCGCGTTCTTCCTCGAGTCGACCTTCCTCGGCCTGTGGATCTTCGGCTTCGGGCGCATGAACAAGTGGCTGCACCTGGCGCTGATCTGGCTGGTCACGCTGACCGCGTACGCGTCGGCGCTGTTCATCATGCTGGCCAACTCGTTCCTGCAGAACCCGGTCGGCAGCCGCCTCGAAGGCGGCACGCTGCACCTCGACGACTTCGGCGCGCTGTTCTCGAACCCGGCCCTGGCCGCGTCGCTGCCGCACGTGCTCAGCGCCGCGCTGGTGACCGGCGGGTTCTTCGTCGTCGGCGTCAGCGCGTGGCACTTCCTCAAGCGCACCAACGAAGTCGAGTTCTTCCGCCGCTCGATGCGGATCGGCGTCGTCGCGGCGCTCGTCGGCTCGATCTTCGTGGTCAACCAGGGCTTCGCGCAGTTCGGCCAGCTGAAGATGTACCAGCCGGACAAGCTGGACGAGAGCGTGGTCGGCATGCCGCTGGGCGCGATGATCGGGCTCGGGTTCCTCATGTTCGTCTGCGCGATCCTCGGCACGCTGCTGCTGGTCCGGAACTGGATCACCCGGGCGCGGTTCCTGCACTACCTGATGGTCGCGGCGATCCCGTTGCCCTTCCTCGCGGCGATCATGGGGTGGCTGGTGCGCGAGCTCGGCCGTCAGCCGTGGCTGGTCTGGGGGAAGCTGCGCACCGCGGACGCGATCGCGGACGTCCCCGCCGGCCAGATCCTGTTCTCCTTCATCGCCTTTTCCCTGCTGTTCGCCGCGCTCGCGGTCGCCGACTGGGTGCTCATGGCGCGGGTCGCCAAGCGCGGCCCGGAGCCGGTGGACGAGCCCGCCGAGCTGCCCGTCCTGAGCGGAGTCTGA
- a CDS encoding helix-turn-helix transcriptional regulator: MKADTLRGHLDALLLAVLDGRKLHGYAIIEALQLRSDGALDLPTGTVYPALRRLERAGWLSSEWDVVSGRKRRTYRLTRSGEQALAAERTEWREFTTVIGGVLGA, translated from the coding sequence ATGAAGGCGGACACCCTGCGCGGCCACCTCGACGCGCTGCTGCTGGCCGTGCTCGACGGCCGGAAGCTCCACGGCTACGCGATCATCGAGGCGCTCCAGCTGCGCAGCGACGGCGCGCTCGACCTGCCCACCGGCACCGTCTACCCGGCGCTGCGCCGGCTCGAGCGGGCCGGCTGGCTGAGCAGCGAATGGGACGTCGTGTCCGGCCGCAAGCGCCGCACCTACCGCCTCACCCGCTCCGGCGAGCAGGCCCTGGCCGCCGAACGCACCGAATGGCGGGAGTTCACCACGGTCATCGGGGGAGTGCTGGGAGCATGA
- a CDS encoding permease prefix domain 1-containing protein, with amino-acid sequence MIDEYLGDLDQRLHGCGRFKADLLEEARDGLHDAADAYRAGGWSDEDAERRAVADFGPAAVVARDYQAELGMLSGVRTLWKLVIGVPLMQASWDYARILTFGEWTKLSTPTPEWYKVIAHATHGAVFVVPVIGLIALLGTRWLSRRLDAVRLARFCGVLIALAVGINLASVGLVIGSTGLVDVSRLFLSVPCVLLMVAWVLLSLRLVVLARRSWGGYATIVA; translated from the coding sequence ATGATCGACGAGTACCTGGGGGACCTCGACCAGCGGCTGCACGGCTGCGGCAGGTTCAAGGCCGACCTCCTCGAAGAGGCCCGCGACGGGCTGCACGACGCCGCCGACGCCTACCGCGCGGGCGGCTGGAGCGACGAGGACGCCGAACGCCGCGCGGTCGCCGACTTCGGCCCGGCGGCCGTCGTCGCCCGCGACTACCAGGCCGAGCTCGGCATGCTCAGCGGCGTCCGGACGCTGTGGAAGCTCGTCATCGGCGTCCCGCTGATGCAGGCCTCCTGGGACTACGCCCGGATCCTCACCTTCGGCGAGTGGACGAAGCTGTCGACGCCCACGCCGGAGTGGTACAAGGTGATCGCCCACGCCACCCACGGCGCCGTCTTCGTGGTGCCGGTGATCGGCCTGATCGCCCTGCTCGGCACCCGCTGGCTCAGCCGCCGCCTCGACGCCGTCCGGCTCGCCCGGTTCTGCGGCGTCCTGATCGCGCTGGCCGTCGGCATCAACCTCGCCTCGGTCGGGCTGGTCATCGGCTCGACCGGCTTGGTCGACGTCTCGAGGCTGTTCCTGAGCGTCCCGTGCGTCCTGTTGATGGTCGCGTGGGTGCTGCTTTCGCTCCGGCTCGTCGTGCTCGCGAGACGATCCTGGGGTGGGTATGCCACGATCGTCGCGTGA
- a CDS encoding DivIVA domain-containing protein, with the protein MTTALIYLVVMLLVAAVVFLLAAVVFGRGEELAPLPPGSSPTRLPAEDITGEDLREVRFQQVLRGYKMSEVDWVMRRLGVELDELRTRVAELEQREHERESSPEGAQ; encoded by the coding sequence GTGACGACCGCGCTGATCTACCTCGTAGTCATGCTGCTGGTGGCCGCCGTGGTGTTCCTGCTCGCCGCCGTGGTCTTCGGCCGGGGTGAGGAGCTCGCCCCGCTGCCGCCGGGCAGCTCGCCGACGCGGCTGCCCGCCGAGGACATCACCGGCGAGGACCTGCGGGAGGTCCGCTTCCAGCAGGTCCTGCGCGGCTACAAGATGTCCGAAGTGGACTGGGTGATGCGGCGCCTCGGCGTCGAGCTCGACGAGCTGCGCACCCGGGTCGCCGAGCTGGAGCAGCGCGAACACGAGCGGGAGAGCTCGCCCGAAGGCGCCCAGTGA
- a CDS encoding SRPBCC family protein, which translates to MTDLILSVDVRAPAGTTWLALTDWTRQGEWMLGTEVEVVEGNGRSVGSRLSAFTGVAGVGFTDTMEITSWEPPVRCGVRHLGSFVQGTGVFQVVPKGATHSTFVWAEHLRLPFGPLGRLGWPVVRPAFALGVRQSLRRFARFAEDYSVGGDE; encoded by the coding sequence GTGACGGACCTGATCCTGTCGGTCGACGTCCGCGCGCCGGCCGGGACGACCTGGCTCGCGCTGACGGACTGGACGCGCCAGGGCGAGTGGATGCTCGGCACCGAGGTCGAGGTCGTCGAGGGCAACGGCCGCAGCGTCGGGTCGCGCCTGTCGGCGTTCACCGGCGTCGCCGGGGTCGGCTTCACCGACACGATGGAGATCACCAGCTGGGAGCCGCCGGTGCGGTGCGGGGTCCGCCACCTCGGCAGCTTCGTGCAGGGCACGGGCGTGTTCCAGGTGGTGCCCAAGGGCGCGACGCACTCGACGTTCGTCTGGGCCGAGCACCTGCGGCTGCCGTTCGGGCCCTTGGGTCGGCTCGGCTGGCCGGTGGTGCGGCCGGCGTTCGCGCTCGGGGTGCGCCAGTCGCTGCGGCGGTTCGCGCGGTTCGCGGAGGACTATTCGGTGGGTGGGGATGAGTGA
- a CDS encoding DNA-3-methyladenine glycosylase I has product MSELLGADGVARCSWGNSTPDYASYHDEEWGTPLHGQDELYERLCLESFQSGLSWITILRKRDGFRKAFKQFKPAKVAKFGDADVERLMQDASIVRNRAKILAAINNAKAIASLDTPLDDLLWSFAPSSHKRPRTMADVPAITDESKAMAKELKKRGFVFLGPTTCYALMQATGMVDDHVKGCFRAGRE; this is encoded by the coding sequence ATGAGTGAGCTTCTCGGCGCCGACGGCGTCGCGCGGTGCAGCTGGGGCAATTCGACCCCGGACTACGCGTCGTACCACGACGAAGAGTGGGGCACGCCGCTCCACGGGCAGGACGAGCTGTACGAGCGGTTGTGCCTCGAGTCGTTCCAGTCGGGGCTTTCGTGGATCACGATCCTGCGCAAGCGGGACGGCTTCCGGAAGGCGTTCAAGCAGTTCAAGCCGGCGAAGGTGGCCAAGTTCGGCGACGCCGACGTCGAGCGCCTGATGCAGGACGCGTCGATCGTGCGGAACCGGGCGAAGATCCTGGCCGCGATCAACAACGCGAAGGCGATCGCTTCCCTGGACACCCCGCTGGACGACCTGCTGTGGTCGTTCGCGCCTTCGTCGCACAAGCGCCCGCGGACGATGGCGGACGTCCCGGCGATCACGGACGAGTCCAAGGCCATGGCCAAGGAGCTGAAGAAGCGCGGCTTCGTCTTCCTCGGCCCGACGACGTGCTACGCGCTGATGCAGGCGACCGGCATGGTCGACGACCACGTCAAGGGCTGCTTCCGGGCCGGTCGTGAGTGA